One stretch of Oncorhynchus masou masou isolate Uvic2021 chromosome 9, UVic_Omas_1.1, whole genome shotgun sequence DNA includes these proteins:
- the pdgfrl gene encoding platelet-derived growth factor receptor-like protein, translating to MKPCWVLLTLAILWLELQNGACQQVNRRKEAGENRIRPGGKRAKVRYPKLKEKEAGGRGQSILTQVLDKGRFLRLGESVSLSPGNNIELRCKGSNIGWSYPIYLDTFNDSRLSIKKSDKYSQFILTSPSAADTGMYSCWVTLCDGSECLKDPDRTSRTYIYFPDKDDLFVPSTIHFEIVYLRPDRTAVIPCRVTSPLAKVSLHREVPPEEMEVDGTLISYDPTKGFILQKPSPEHQGVFYCKAVTKAIPQISTKYQLLYVEVPSGPPYVTIEASLSSAKGGDNINITCTVLGEPEMDVTFTWTYPGQNLRPVSVRDSWRLINRGMGHTTRISQSVIAVDDLETIDFGRYICRAKNKRGETAVATSVHSN from the exons ATGAAGCCCTGCTGGGTCCTTTTAACTCTGGCCATACTCTGGCTGGAGCTCCAAAATG GTGCCTGCCAGCAGGTCAATCGTAGGAAGGAGGCGGGAGAGAACCGCATCAGGCCTGGAGGCAAGCGGGCCAAGGTTCGCTACCCCAAACTGAAGGAGAAGGAGGCAGGAGGAAGAGGGCAGTCCATCCTGACCCAGGTCCTGGATAAGGGCCGTTTCCTGAGGCTAGGAGAGAGCGTGAGCCTCAGCCCTGGTAACAACATAGAGCTGCGTTGTAAAGGCAGTAACATCGGCTGGTCCTACCCTATCTACCTGGACACCTTCAATGACTCCCGACTCAG CATCAAGAAGAGTGACAAGTACAGCCAGTTTATCCTGACGTCTCCCTCTGCTGCCGACACAGGGATGTACAGCTGCTGGGTCACACTGTGTGATGGATCGGAGTGTCTCAAAGACCCCGACCGCACCTCCAGGACTTATATCTACTTCCCAG ACAAGGATGATCTCTTCGTCCCCTCCACCATCCACTTTGAGATTGTCTACCTGCGTCCGGACAGGACTGCTGTTATCCCATGTCGTGTGACCAGTCCGCTGGCCAAGGTGTCCCTGCACAGAGAGGTCCCCCCAGAAGAGATGGAAGTGGACGGGACGCTGATCTCCTACGACCCAACCAAGGGCTTCATCCTCCAGAAGCCCAGTCCAGAGCACCAGGGAGTGTTTTACTGTAAGGCTGTGACCAAGGCCATCCCACAGATCTCCACAAAGTACCAGCTGCTTTACGTGGAGG TGCCCAGTGGCCCACCATACGTTACCATTGAAGCGTCCCTTTCCTCTGCGAAGGGAGGAGACAACATCAACATCACCTGTACTGTCCTGGGAGAGCCAGAGATGGACGTCACCTTCACATGGACCTATCCTGGACAG AACCTCCGTCCTGTTAGTGTACGTGATTCGTGGAGGCTGATCAACAGAGGAATGGGACACACCACCCGCATCTCCCAGAGCGTCATTGCCGTTGATGACCTGGAGACCATCGACTTTGGAAGATACATATGCAGAGCCAAGAACAAGCGTGGGGAGACCGCTGTGGCCACCAGCGTCCACTCTAACTAG